A section of the Anabaena cylindrica PCC 7122 genome encodes:
- a CDS encoding CHAT domain-containing protein gives MKNILILSANPKNTANLRLDEEVREIKNTLQLSPHRDEFQIITESAVRVDDLTRFLSHHQPTIVHFSGHGSGTDGLALEDNSGQMQLVSTQALAKLFDLFQEQVECVLLNACYSEEQATAIHQHIDCVVGMNQAIGDKAAIKFSIGFYTGLGAGRNYEDCFQIGCTNIDLQGIPEYATPEIKIRRRHYQTEKPANPVKSDKNNGVNNDNKSGQNRSVSIGGSVTGGAVITGDSNTANINFQQVSLPAPASVNIEAELNALREILAKLETSDRRKIDNAFEEAQEELNKPQPDKDEMGNALNRALKYAKKAGEFASVIAKLQPHLTKITAWLGADWHDLLSLVNLTI, from the coding sequence GTGAAAAACATCCTCATCCTCTCCGCTAACCCCAAAAACACAGCAAATCTTCGCCTAGATGAAGAAGTGCGGGAAATCAAAAACACACTGCAACTATCTCCCCATCGAGACGAATTTCAAATCATCACAGAATCTGCGGTACGAGTGGATGATTTAACCCGCTTCTTGTCTCACCATCAACCAACAATTGTTCACTTTTCGGGACATGGTTCTGGTACTGATGGATTAGCCTTGGAAGATAATTCTGGGCAGATGCAACTTGTCAGTACCCAAGCCCTGGCAAAGCTATTTGACTTGTTCCAAGAACAGGTTGAATGTGTTTTACTCAACGCTTGTTACAGCGAGGAACAAGCCACAGCAATTCATCAACATATTGATTGTGTGGTGGGGATGAATCAGGCGATTGGCGATAAAGCAGCGATTAAGTTTAGCATCGGATTTTATACGGGTTTAGGGGCTGGGAGGAATTATGAAGATTGTTTTCAAATTGGTTGTACCAACATTGACTTGCAGGGAATTCCAGAATACGCAACCCCAGAAATAAAAATTCGGCGACGGCATTATCAGACCGAAAAACCAGCAAATCCAGTCAAATCTGACAAGAATAATGGTGTGAATAACGATAACAAGAGCGGGCAAAACCGTTCAGTTTCTATTGGGGGTAGTGTCACTGGTGGCGCGGTGATAACAGGAGATAGCAACACTGCAAACATCAATTTTCAACAGGTCAGTTTACCCGCACCTGCAAGCGTCAATATAGAGGCAGAACTCAACGCCTTACGTGAGATACTGGCGAAGTTAGAAACCTCAGACCGCCGGAAAATTGATAATGCCTTTGAAGAAGCCCAGGAGGAGCTAAATAAGCCACAGCCAGATAAAGACGAGATGGGTAACGCACTTAACCGAGCCTTGAAATATGCCAAAAAAGCCGGAGAGTTTGCCTCTGTAATAGCAAAACTTCAGCCCCATCTAACTAAAATTACTGCATGGCTAGGTGCTGATTGGCACGACTTATTAAGCTTGGTAAATTTAACGATTTAA
- a CDS encoding restriction endonuclease subunit S has translation MLIDKQKILPHGWSYVTLQNVCDIIGGSQPPKECFVYEPKPGYIRLIQIQDYKSDKNKTYIPEALAKRFCTEDDIMIGRYGPPIFQILRGLKGSYNVALMKANPKNDKVLNKGYLYYFLQNQTLLNYIISNSSRTAGQDGVRKELLDEYPIPLPPLPEQKRIAVILEKCDRLRRTRRYSIQLSETFLQSVFLEMFGDPATNPMGWDKSFLEQISEVQGGIQLSQKRENLPLKLPYLRVANVYRNKLELSEIKTISLTENEFRRVKLQKNDILIVEGHGNTEEIGRCAVWNGSIENCVHQNHLIRVRVNPKIINSAYLSYYINNSGGRKYFHNSSNTTSGLNTISTGIVKQCIVPLPPLPLQEKFAQIVQKHDRFRTQQREAERQAEHLFQTLLHRAFRGELTSSDCNDVDISALSAETHPQQPKPKSTDKAENFPIPATQRQTNALQLTLPGLE, from the coding sequence ATGTTAATAGATAAACAGAAAATATTACCTCATGGTTGGTCTTATGTAACACTGCAAAATGTATGTGACATTATAGGAGGAAGTCAGCCGCCTAAAGAATGTTTTGTCTATGAACCTAAACCTGGCTATATTAGACTAATTCAGATACAAGATTACAAATCTGACAAAAATAAAACTTACATTCCAGAAGCACTTGCTAAAAGATTTTGCACAGAAGATGACATAATGATAGGGCGATATGGACCTCCAATATTTCAAATACTAAGAGGACTTAAAGGATCGTATAATGTCGCTTTAATGAAGGCTAATCCCAAAAATGACAAAGTTCTTAATAAGGGATATCTTTATTATTTTCTCCAAAATCAAACACTGCTGAATTATATAATATCTAATTCTTCACGAACTGCTGGACAAGATGGTGTAAGAAAAGAGTTATTAGACGAATATCCAATTCCCCTCCCACCATTACCAGAACAAAAGCGAATTGCAGTAATATTGGAAAAATGCGATCGCTTGCGTCGAACCCGTCGTTACTCCATACAACTCAGCGAAACCTTCCTCCAATCCGTCTTTCTGGAAATGTTTGGCGATCCTGCAACTAATCCAATGGGTTGGGATAAAAGCTTTTTAGAACAAATTAGTGAAGTGCAAGGTGGAATTCAACTTAGTCAAAAAAGAGAAAATCTACCGCTTAAATTGCCATACCTTAGAGTTGCTAATGTTTATAGAAATAAACTTGAACTATCGGAAATAAAAACTATAAGTTTAACAGAAAATGAATTTAGACGTGTCAAACTACAAAAAAATGACATTTTAATTGTTGAAGGTCATGGAAATACTGAAGAAATTGGAAGATGTGCAGTTTGGAATGGCTCAATAGAAAATTGTGTGCATCAAAATCATTTAATTCGTGTGCGTGTAAATCCTAAAATTATTAACAGTGCATATCTAAGTTACTATATAAATAATTCGGGCGGTCGGAAATACTTTCATAATTCAAGTAATACAACAAGTGGATTAAATACTATTAGCACTGGCATCGTAAAACAGTGTATTGTTCCTCTCCCCCCTCTCCCACTTCAAGAAAAATTTGCCCAAATAGTCCAAAAACATGATCGCTTTCGCACCCAACAACGAGAAGCAGAACGCCAAGCAGAACATTTATTTCAAACCCTGCTACATCGCGCCTTTCGTGGTGAACTCACATCCTCAGACTGCAACGATGTAGACATATCCGCATTATCCGCAGAAACTCACCCACAACAGCCAAAACCAAAATCTACAGATAAAGCGGAAAACTTTCCTATCCCAGCCACCCAGCGACAAACAAACGCGCTACAACTAACCTTACCAGGCTTAGAATAG
- the cas12k gene encoding type V CRISPR-associated protein Cas12k (Type V-K CRISPR systems have also been known as with the large Cas12k protein, has also been known as type V-U5, and Cas12k as C2c5.), with amino-acid sequence MSVITIQCRLVAEEDSLRQLWELMSEKNTPFINEILLQIGKHPEFETWLEKGRIPAELLKTLGNSLKTQEPFTGQPGRFYTSAITLVDYLYKSWFALQKRRKQQIEGKQRWLKMLKSDQELEQESQSSLEVIRNKATELFSKFTPQSDSEALRRNQNDKQKKVKKTKKSTKPKTSSIFKIFLSTYEEAEEPLTRCALAYLLKNNCQISELDENPEEFTRNKRRKEIEIERLKDQLQSRIPKGRDLTGEEWLETLEIATFNVPQNENEAKAWQAALLRKTANVPFPVAYESNEDMTWLKNDKNRLFVRFNGLGKLTFEIYCDKRHLHYFQRFLEDQEILRNSKRQHSSSLFTLRSGRIAWLPGEEKGEHWKVNQLNFYCSLDTRMLTTEGTQQVVEEKVTAITEILNKTKQKDDLNDKQQAFITRQQSTLARINNPFPRPSKPNYQGKSSILIGVSFGLEKPVTVAVVDVVKNKVIAYRSVKQLLGENYNLLNRQRQQQQRLSHERHKAQKQNAPNSFGESELGQYVDRLLADAIIAIAKKYQAGSIVLPKLRDMREQISSEIQSRAENQCPGYKEGQQKYAKEYRINVHRWSYGRLIESIKSQAAQAGIAIETGKQSIRGSPQEKARDLAVFTYQERQAALI; translated from the coding sequence ATGAGCGTTATCACAATTCAATGTCGCTTGGTTGCTGAAGAAGACAGCCTCCGTCAACTATGGGAATTGATGAGTGAAAAAAATACACCATTCATCAATGAAATTTTGCTACAGATAGGAAAACACCCAGAATTTGAAACCTGGCTAGAAAAAGGTAGAATACCGGCTGAATTACTCAAAACACTGGGTAACTCCCTGAAAACTCAAGAACCTTTTACTGGACAACCTGGACGTTTTTACACCTCAGCGATTACTTTAGTGGATTATCTGTATAAATCCTGGTTTGCTTTACAGAAACGCAGAAAGCAGCAAATAGAAGGGAAACAGCGTTGGCTAAAAATGCTCAAAAGTGATCAAGAACTTGAGCAAGAAAGTCAATCTAGCTTAGAAGTAATCCGTAATAAAGCCACTGAACTTTTTAGCAAATTTACCCCTCAGTCCGATAGCGAAGCGCTCCGTAGGAATCAAAATGACAAACAGAAAAAGGTAAAAAAGACTAAAAAATCCACAAAACCGAAAACATCTTCAATTTTCAAAATTTTTTTAAGCACTTACGAAGAAGCGGAAGAACCTCTTACTCGTTGCGCTCTTGCATATCTACTCAAAAATAACTGTCAAATTAGTGAACTGGATGAAAACCCAGAAGAATTTACCAGAAATAAGCGCAGAAAAGAAATAGAAATTGAGCGATTAAAAGATCAACTCCAAAGTCGCATCCCCAAAGGTAGAGATTTGACAGGAGAAGAATGGTTAGAAACCTTAGAAATTGCCACCTTCAATGTTCCGCAAAATGAAAATGAAGCAAAAGCATGGCAAGCAGCACTTTTAAGAAAAACTGCTAATGTTCCCTTTCCTGTAGCTTATGAATCTAACGAGGATATGACATGGTTAAAGAATGATAAAAATCGTCTCTTTGTACGGTTCAATGGCTTGGGAAAACTTACTTTTGAGATTTACTGCGATAAGCGTCATTTGCACTACTTCCAACGCTTTTTAGAGGATCAAGAAATTCTACGCAATAGTAAAAGGCAGCACTCAAGCAGTTTGTTTACTCTACGCTCAGGAAGAATAGCTTGGTTGCCAGGTGAAGAAAAAGGTGAACATTGGAAAGTAAATCAACTAAATTTTTATTGTTCTTTAGATACTCGAATGCTGACTACCGAAGGAACTCAACAGGTAGTTGAGGAGAAAGTTACAGCAATTACCGAAATTTTAAATAAAACAAAACAGAAAGATGATCTCAACGATAAACAACAAGCTTTTATTACTCGTCAGCAATCAACACTAGCTCGAATTAATAACCCTTTTCCTCGTCCCAGTAAACCTAATTATCAAGGTAAATCTTCTATCCTCATAGGTGTTAGTTTTGGACTAGAAAAACCAGTCACAGTAGCAGTCGTAGATGTTGTTAAAAATAAAGTTATAGCTTATCGCAGTGTCAAACAACTACTTGGTGAAAACTATAATCTTCTGAATCGTCAGCGACAACAACAGCAACGCCTATCTCACGAACGCCACAAAGCCCAAAAACAAAATGCACCCAACTCTTTTGGTGAATCTGAATTAGGACAATATGTGGATAGATTGTTAGCAGATGCAATTATTGCGATCGCTAAAAAATATCAAGCTGGCAGTATAGTTTTACCCAAACTCCGCGATATGCGAGAGCAAATCAGCAGTGAAATTCAATCCAGAGCAGAAAATCAATGCCCTGGTTACAAAGAAGGCCAACAAAAATACGCCAAAGAATATCGAATAAACGTTCATCGCTGGAGTTATGGACGATTAATCGAGAGTATCAAATCCCAAGCAGCACAAGCTGGAATTGCAATTGAAACTGGAAAACAGTCAATCAGAGGCAGTCCACAAGAAAAAGCACGAGATTTAGCCGTCTTTACTTACCAAGAACGTCAAGCTGCGCTAATTTAG
- a CDS encoding GmrSD restriction endonuclease domain-containing protein: MIITSEPPMHSISTFDITKYPLFDLLKDVKTGRIQLPDFQRDWVWDDARVRRLLASISLAYPIGAVMMLQQSNQQGQFKPRLINNVKKPQNHSPNLLILDGQQRLTTLFMVLLSEQPVIIKDQKSQKLIKKWYYLDIAKCLDYNSERRSAILAFSESKQLRSFGGEIIDCSTPEKEYEAGLFPLSKIFFFSEWRSKYSKYWQYDPQKLELIDTLELEVLKKFEHYQIPVIQLRDSLPKEAVCQVFEDTNTSGCDLNFFDLMSSSYCANDFSLRDDWKLREAQFQQFKVLRLVRNTDFLQTVALLAGYARRMEAIKKGSNLEKLPAVSCGRSDVLKISITEYSHWANKVTAGFEEAARFLHGQKIFDATDLGYPIQIVALAAILTVLGEKSRSVKSRSMLERWFWCGMFGEMYTGWHETRTGKDLVEIPLWLKHGDSLPSTIREANFTHERLLTVRKRYGAVYQGLSALLRLSGAIDWITGEEINDVLYFEEKIDSHHIFPVAWCRKQGIDPKKYNCLVNRTPLSAKTNKKIGSKAPSVYLKELEMSGISPQRLDEILLSHVIDPETLRRDDFDDFFQARSKALLELIGQAMGKCLDMEYLDEFSLKYHNGYASPILPETLLRN; this comes from the coding sequence ATGATCATCACCTCAGAGCCGCCAATGCACTCTATCAGCACCTTTGATATTACCAAATATCCTTTATTCGACTTATTAAAAGATGTAAAAACTGGACGCATCCAACTGCCAGACTTTCAGAGAGATTGGGTTTGGGATGATGCTCGTGTGCGTCGTCTGCTTGCCAGTATTTCCCTAGCTTACCCCATTGGAGCAGTCATGATGCTGCAACAAAGCAACCAGCAAGGACAATTTAAACCCCGGCTTATCAACAACGTTAAAAAACCACAAAATCATAGTCCCAATCTCTTGATTCTCGATGGACAGCAACGCCTGACTACCTTGTTTATGGTGCTACTTTCAGAGCAACCTGTGATTATTAAAGATCAAAAAAGCCAAAAATTGATTAAAAAATGGTATTACCTCGATATTGCCAAATGCCTAGATTATAACAGCGAGCGACGCAGTGCCATTCTCGCCTTCTCAGAATCAAAACAACTGAGAAGTTTCGGCGGTGAAATCATTGATTGTTCCACCCCAGAAAAAGAATATGAAGCTGGACTTTTCCCCTTATCAAAAATCTTCTTCTTCTCAGAATGGCGAAGTAAATATTCCAAATATTGGCAATATGATCCTCAAAAACTAGAACTAATAGACACCTTAGAACTAGAAGTCCTGAAAAAATTTGAGCATTATCAAATTCCAGTCATCCAACTGCGGGATTCCTTACCAAAAGAAGCGGTTTGTCAAGTATTTGAAGATACCAACACCTCCGGCTGTGATCTCAACTTCTTCGATTTAATGAGTTCCAGCTACTGCGCTAACGACTTCAGCCTGCGAGATGATTGGAAATTACGGGAAGCTCAATTTCAGCAATTTAAAGTCCTGCGCTTAGTTCGTAACACCGACTTTTTGCAAACGGTAGCTTTATTAGCTGGCTATGCACGGAGAATGGAAGCTATCAAGAAAGGCAGCAATTTAGAAAAATTACCTGCGGTTTCCTGTGGCCGCTCAGATGTTTTAAAAATTTCCATCACAGAATATTCTCATTGGGCGAATAAAGTCACTGCCGGCTTTGAAGAAGCAGCCAGATTCCTGCATGGGCAGAAAATCTTTGATGCCACAGATTTAGGTTATCCCATTCAAATAGTTGCCTTAGCCGCAATTTTAACTGTATTAGGCGAAAAATCCCGTTCTGTAAAATCTCGCTCCATGCTAGAACGTTGGTTTTGGTGCGGAATGTTTGGAGAGATGTACACAGGTTGGCACGAAACCCGCACAGGAAAAGATTTAGTAGAAATACCTTTGTGGCTAAAACATGGAGATTCGCTCCCTTCCACAATTCGGGAAGCTAATTTCACTCATGAACGTTTGCTAACTGTAAGAAAGCGTTATGGTGCAGTTTATCAAGGTTTATCAGCACTCCTGCGACTTTCTGGCGCAATTGATTGGATTACCGGCGAAGAAATCAATGATGTGCTTTATTTCGAGGAAAAGATAGATTCTCATCATATCTTCCCTGTCGCCTGGTGCAGAAAACAAGGCATAGATCCCAAAAAATATAACTGCTTAGTGAATCGCACTCCCTTGAGTGCCAAAACTAACAAAAAAATTGGCAGTAAAGCACCTTCAGTCTACCTCAAAGAACTAGAGATGTCCGGTATCTCACCACAGAGATTGGACGAAATCTTGCTGTCTCATGTCATAGATCCAGAAACTTTACGGAGAGATGACTTTGATGACTTTTTTCAAGCGCGAAGCAAAGCGTTATTAGAGTTAATTGGTCAGGCGATGGGTAAATGTTTAGATATGGAATACCTTGATGAATTTAGCCTTAAATATCACAACGGTTATGCCAGTCCTATCCTTCCAGAAACTTTGTTGAGAAATTAG
- a CDS encoding type I restriction-modification system subunit M, whose product MLTDPNLKSKVDLLWDKLWTGGLSNPMDAIEQFSFLLFLKRLDETEDLNERQAKRRKEDYQPKIPAEMRWRNWTQKKAEDALNHVKNKVFPWLKEMGNSDNEEENEEGNKQETNEDKSSFSEYMQTAEFKINKPSLLIEACKSIDEMKISEQNQDVQGDLYEYLLNKLSIAGRNGQFRTPRHIIRMMVEMVEPKPTDRIGDLAAGTCGFPVNAYQYILEKNTSPEILFDEKGNKHLVGDLLTPEESEFLQTEAFTAYDNDSGMTMLRIGSMNFMLHGIEQPRFFAKDTLSKRFDDENTLDLVLMNPPFKGAVDAADVHPKLAGLSKKSELLFLHLILRVLDMGGRCAVIVPDGVLFGSSKAHVEIRKKIIEENRLDGVVSMPSGVFKPYAGVSTAVLLFTRGGTTDRVWFYDMEHDGFSLDDKRQPVTENDIPDILDCWQNRFNADVTQQNEERLAELKKQIAPLKAERLLLHKEINRLSFENAVAPADDEATSQALETDKQKLALLHEKISPLQNEINRLNRQFWVTKAQVRGNKYDLSASRYRQVEQDEVFYDVPQVTLERLLKLEDVMGAEVRELEILL is encoded by the coding sequence ATGCTAACCGACCCCAATTTAAAATCAAAAGTAGACCTACTGTGGGATAAACTCTGGACAGGAGGCTTATCCAACCCAATGGATGCTATCGAACAATTCTCATTTCTCCTCTTCCTCAAACGCTTAGACGAAACCGAAGATTTAAACGAACGTCAAGCCAAACGCCGCAAAGAAGATTATCAGCCCAAAATTCCCGCAGAAATGCGTTGGCGAAATTGGACACAGAAGAAAGCCGAGGATGCTTTAAATCATGTCAAAAATAAAGTTTTCCCCTGGTTGAAAGAAATGGGTAATTCTGACAACGAGGAAGAAAATGAGGAAGGAAACAAGCAAGAAACTAATGAAGATAAAAGTTCCTTTAGTGAGTATATGCAAACTGCGGAATTTAAGATTAATAAACCCAGTTTGTTAATTGAGGCTTGTAAATCAATTGATGAAATGAAAATCTCTGAACAAAATCAAGATGTTCAGGGTGATTTATATGAGTATTTATTAAATAAATTAAGTATTGCTGGACGCAATGGCCAGTTTAGAACTCCCCGCCATATTATTCGCATGATGGTGGAAATGGTAGAACCTAAACCTACTGATAGAATTGGTGATTTAGCGGCGGGTACTTGTGGTTTTCCCGTTAATGCTTATCAATATATTTTAGAAAAAAACACCAGTCCAGAAATATTATTTGACGAAAAAGGTAATAAACATTTAGTTGGTGATTTACTCACACCTGAAGAATCAGAATTTCTGCAAACGGAGGCGTTTACAGCTTATGATAATGATTCGGGAATGACGATGTTACGCATCGGTTCTATGAATTTCATGCTGCATGGTATTGAACAGCCTCGGTTTTTTGCTAAAGATACCCTTTCTAAAAGGTTTGATGATGAAAATACCCTCGATTTAGTGTTAATGAATCCACCTTTTAAGGGTGCGGTTGATGCGGCAGATGTACATCCCAAATTGGCAGGTTTAAGCAAAAAATCCGAGTTATTATTTCTGCACTTGATTTTGCGGGTTTTAGATATGGGTGGGAGATGTGCAGTTATTGTCCCGGATGGGGTGCTGTTTGGTTCTAGTAAAGCGCACGTCGAGATTCGCAAAAAGATTATAGAAGAAAATCGCTTGGATGGGGTGGTTTCTATGCCTAGCGGGGTGTTTAAACCTTATGCGGGGGTATCTACTGCGGTGCTGCTGTTTACTCGTGGGGGAACGACTGACCGCGTTTGGTTCTATGATATGGAGCATGATGGCTTTTCTCTGGATGATAAGCGTCAACCTGTGACTGAAAACGATATTCCTGATATTTTGGATTGTTGGCAAAATCGGTTTAATGCTGATGTTACTCAACAAAATGAGGAACGTTTAGCGGAGTTAAAAAAGCAAATTGCACCTTTAAAAGCGGAACGTTTGTTATTACATAAGGAAATTAATCGGTTAAGTTTTGAAAATGCTGTTGCACCGGCTGATGATGAAGCAACTAGTCAGGCTTTGGAAACGGATAAACAAAAGTTGGCGTTATTACATGAAAAAATCTCACCGTTGCAAAATGAAATTAATCGCCTGAATCGTCAATTTTGGGTGACTAAGGCGCAGGTAAGGGGGAATAAATATGATTTATCTGCTAGTCGTTATCGTCAGGTGGAACAGGATGAGGTTTTTTATGATGTTCCCCAGGTGACGTTAGAAAGGTTGTTGAAGTTGGAGGATGTTATGGGTGCTGAGGTGCGAGAATTGGAGATATTGTTATAA
- a CDS encoding DEAD/DEAH box helicase family protein: MSANEANTRKQLIDPALTLAGWNIKDHNQVGLEIPVDGYNAEPWNGVTDYCLYQPNGEVIAVVEAKRQSSDPKIAQTQVEYYVKEIEKHQSFRPFAFMTNGEEIYFWDVGNSAKRQVAGFFSPSDLENLLYIRQNQIALSSIPINTQIAGRDYQQEAIRRVCETFDQGKRRTLLVMATGTGKTRTAMAIIDLFLKANQSRKILFVADRDNLVKQALEDGFMEHIPHEPCDRIYSYNIDKTKRLYVVVEKTLRNSYKNFSPAFFDLIIFDEAHRSIFNLFQEVMEYFDGRMIGLTATPAGFIDRNTFNTFHCFDGIPSFLYTYKQAIEEKNLVDFSLYQAQTKFQSEGIKGAKLSEEEQNVLIAQGTDPDNIDFSGTDLEKKVSNKDTLRKQWEEIMEHCHKDESGQLPAKTIVFALTQKHALRLSTTFEEMYPQYSDLVRVITHKTEYKGKLTGNFKKEDMPRIAISVDMLDTGIDVPEIMNLVFMKPVQSQIKLWQMIGRGTRNQKACKKLEWLPNRTKQEFLIIDFWENEFEAKAQTEVAQTIPVLQRIFNTRLDLLELYLHNQESPDCQAVIASLREQITQIPIDSFTVKKKIVDIAEAWTDLFWNYITKDKLKSLRFKVAPLLRFVPGVEIAAATFTSKVERLKLEIQTEGAKPDTVQSIAEDVSRLPDFIHQDKRKQDAIKLCLSSRLNNATVKELNQIIANLAEEMKNRRQRPSIFLELDLADFVATRGFITVGEGGEQVYVEEYKKRVEEKINVIVDDHPTIKAIQEGEAVTDWQLIELERTLRQGLGGGNIQLSESNIRKAYGLKANSLLAFLRHLLDLDAIPDYEEVVKRQFEEFIAKHQYNANQINFLRAVQSVFLQKRRLEVADLYEGALARFGKNAVDRFFSDDEVDDLLAFTELLAA; the protein is encoded by the coding sequence ATGTCAGCGAACGAAGCCAACACTAGGAAACAATTAATTGATCCTGCTTTAACCCTAGCAGGATGGAACATCAAAGACCATAACCAAGTGGGGTTAGAAATTCCTGTTGATGGCTATAATGCCGAACCTTGGAACGGTGTTACTGATTATTGCTTGTACCAACCCAATGGGGAAGTTATTGCAGTGGTGGAAGCAAAACGCCAAAGCAGTGATCCTAAAATTGCCCAAACCCAGGTAGAATACTACGTTAAAGAAATAGAAAAACATCAAAGTTTCCGCCCTTTTGCGTTTATGACTAATGGGGAGGAAATTTATTTTTGGGATGTGGGAAATTCTGCAAAACGACAGGTAGCTGGCTTTTTCTCGCCATCAGATTTAGAGAATTTATTGTATATTCGCCAAAATCAAATTGCGTTAAGTTCAATACCCATTAATACCCAAATTGCCGGCAGAGATTATCAACAAGAAGCTATTCGTCGGGTTTGTGAAACATTTGATCAGGGAAAACGCCGCACTTTGTTGGTAATGGCTACGGGAACAGGGAAAACCCGCACTGCAATGGCAATTATTGACTTATTTTTAAAAGCTAATCAAAGTCGTAAAATATTATTTGTTGCTGATAGGGATAATTTAGTCAAGCAAGCTTTGGAAGATGGTTTTATGGAACATATTCCCCATGAACCATGCGATCGCATTTACAGCTACAACATAGATAAAACTAAACGGCTGTATGTTGTTGTTGAAAAGACTTTGAGAAATTCCTATAAAAACTTTAGTCCAGCTTTTTTTGATTTAATTATTTTTGATGAAGCACATCGTTCTATTTTTAACCTCTTTCAAGAGGTAATGGAATATTTTGATGGGAGGATGATTGGTTTAACAGCTACACCCGCAGGTTTTATTGATAGGAATACATTTAATACTTTTCACTGTTTTGATGGTATTCCTAGTTTTCTATATACCTATAAACAAGCAATTGAAGAGAAAAATTTAGTTGATTTTAGTCTTTATCAAGCACAAACTAAATTTCAAAGTGAAGGTATTAAAGGCGCAAAACTTTCAGAAGAAGAACAGAATGTATTGATAGCACAAGGAACTGACCCAGATAATATTGATTTTTCCGGTACAGATTTAGAAAAAAAGGTTAGTAATAAAGACACTCTCCGCAAGCAGTGGGAAGAAATTATGGAACATTGCCATAAAGATGAATCAGGGCAACTACCAGCGAAAACAATTGTATTTGCATTGACTCAAAAACACGCTTTACGGCTATCTACAACTTTTGAAGAAATGTATCCTCAATATTCTGATTTAGTGCGCGTAATTACCCATAAAACAGAATATAAAGGTAAGCTAACAGGGAATTTCAAAAAAGAGGATATGCCCCGCATTGCTATATCTGTGGATATGCTGGATACGGGTATAGATGTACCAGAAATCATGAATTTGGTGTTTATGAAACCTGTGCAATCACAGATTAAACTTTGGCAAATGATTGGACGCGGAACGCGAAATCAAAAGGCTTGTAAAAAGTTGGAATGGTTGCCAAATCGGACTAAGCAGGAATTTTTAATTATTGATTTTTGGGAAAATGAATTTGAAGCTAAAGCACAAACAGAAGTAGCCCAAACTATTCCTGTACTTCAACGCATTTTTAACACTCGTTTGGATTTACTGGAGTTATATTTACATAATCAAGAATCACCAGATTGTCAAGCGGTAATTGCAAGTTTACGGGAACAAATAACCCAAATTCCGATAGATTCATTTACTGTCAAAAAGAAGATAGTGGATATTGCAGAAGCTTGGACAGATTTATTTTGGAATTACATTACTAAAGATAAATTGAAGTCATTACGGTTTAAAGTTGCTCCTCTGTTGCGATTTGTGCCAGGTGTTGAGATAGCAGCAGCGACTTTTACAAGTAAAGTTGAACGATTAAAATTAGAAATTCAAACCGAAGGAGCAAAACCGGATACTGTACAATCTATTGCTGAAGATGTGAGTCGTTTACCTGATTTTATCCATCAAGATAAACGAAAACAAGATGCAATTAAGTTGTGTTTATCTTCACGCTTGAATAATGCAACAGTGAAAGAATTGAATCAGATAATAGCTAATTTAGCTGAAGAAATGAAAAATCGGCGACAACGCCCTAGTATTTTTTTAGAGTTAGATTTAGCTGATTTTGTGGCTACTCGCGGTTTTATTACTGTGGGTGAGGGTGGTGAACAAGTTTATGTGGAGGAATATAAAAAACGAGTTGAGGAGAAAATAAATGTAATTGTAGATGATCATCCTACTATTAAGGCTATTCAGGAAGGTGAAGCGGTTACAGATTGGCAATTAATTGAGTTAGAGAGAACTTTACGCCAAGGTTTAGGAGGTGGTAATATTCAGCTTTCTGAGTCGAATATTCGCAAGGCTTACGGGCTAAAAGCTAATAGTTTATTGGCGTTTTTGCGGCATTTATTGGATTTGGATGCGATACCTGATTATGAGGAGGTGGTAAAGCGTCAATTTGAGGAGTTTATTGCCAAACACCAGTATAACGCTAATCAGATTAATTTTTTAAGGGCTGTGCAGAGTGTGTTTTTACAAAAGCGGAGGTTAGAGGTAGCTGATTTGTATGAGGGAGCTTTGGCTAGGTTTGGGAAAAATGCCGTTGATAGGTTTTTTTCTGATGATGAGGTGGATGATTTGTTGGCGTTTACGGAATTGTTGGCGGCGTAA